The Magnolia sinica isolate HGM2019 chromosome 9, MsV1, whole genome shotgun sequence genome contains a region encoding:
- the LOC131255563 gene encoding mitochondrial import inner membrane translocase subunit TIM17-2-like — protein MGTSDTSREPCPDRILDDIGGAFGMGAVGGSAFHFIKGLYNSPRGERLLGGSQAVRMNAPRIGGSFAVWGGLFSAFDCSIVFIRQKEDPWNSIIAAAATGGLLQMGQGLRPAARSAIFGGVLLALIEGTGIMLNRAQNFPPMEEPITNMAGGGAGFPMMGSMQSPTLSQAPDGSSDGSLSSSSSWFGGFFGGGKKQETAKGGSKTEILESFDTPSLPIPSFEYK, from the coding sequence atgggAACCTCAGATACGTCGCGTGAGCCCTGCCCAGACCGAATCCTGGACGACATTGGCGGGGCCTTCGGCATGGGTGCCGTTGGTGGTTCCGCTTTCCATTTCATAAAGGGACTCTACAACTCCCCCAGAGGCGAGCGCCTCCTTGGCGGCTCCCAGGCCGTCCGTATGAACGCTCCCCGCATCGGCGGCAGCTTCGCCGTCTGGGGCGGCCTCTTCTCTGCCTTCGACTGCTCCATAGTCTTCATCCGCCAGAAGGAGGACCCCTGGAACTCCATCATCGCTGCCGCCGCCACCGGCGGCTTACTCCAGATGGGCCAGGGCCTCCGCCCGGCCGCACGGTCCGCTATCTTCGGTGGCGTCCTTCTCGCCCTCATCGAGGGCACCGGCATAATGCTCAACAGGGCTCAGAACTTCCCGCCCATGGAGGAGCCGATAACGAACATGGCCGGTGGCGGTGCTGGGTTCCCGATGATGGGGTCGATGCAGAGCCCCACCCTCTCGCAGGCGCCAGATGGGTCCAGTGATGGGTCATTGTCGTCTTCATCTTCTTGGTTTGGGGGTTTTTTTGGTGGCGGGAAGAAGCAGGAGACTGCAAAGGGTGGCAGTAAGACAGAGATTTTGGAGAGCTTTGATACACCAAGCCTGCCGATTCCCTCATTCGAGTACAAGTGA